Part of the Streptomyces sp. NBC_01264 genome, GCGCTGGATGCGAAGACGCTGCGGCCTGCGTTCCCGCCGTACAGCATGCACCGGCTGCGGACGCCGTGCGGGCGGGATGTGAAGGTGGCGGTGCTGGGTCTGACGAATCCGGGGATCGCGATCTGGGACAAGGCGAACGTGCAGGGGAAGATGACGTTCCCGGGTCTTGAGGAGCAGGCTGCGAAGTACGTGCCGCGGCTGCGGTCGCTGGGTGCGGATGTGGTGATCGTGTCGGCGCATTCGGGTTCGAGCGGTACGTCGAGTTACGGGGACCAGCTGCCGCACATCGAGAACGCGGCGGGTCTGGTGGCGGAGCAGGTGCCGGGGATCGACGCGATCCTGGTGGGGCACGCGCACACGGAGATCCCGGAGTACCGGGTGCGGAACAAGGCGACGGGCAAGGACGTGGTGCTGTCCGAGCCGCTGAAGTGGGGGCAGCGGCTGACGCTGTTCGACTTCGAGCTGACGTGGGCGAAGGGCTGCTGGTCGGTGTCGAAGGTGTCGGCCCGGGTGCTGAATTCGAATACGGCGGTGGAGGACCCGAAGATCGTCGGGCTGCTGTCGGACGAGCACCGCAAGGTCGTGGCGTATGTGAACCAGGTGATCGGAACGTCGACGCAGGCGATGTCCTCGGCGGACGGTCCGGTCAAGGACGTGGCGATCATCGATCTGATCAACCACGTGCAGGCGGAGACGGTGAAGGGCGCGCTGGCGGGTACGGAGTGGGCCGCGCTGCCGGTGCTGTCGCAGGCTTCGTGTTTCTCACGGACGGCGGCGATTCCGGCCGGGCAGGTGACGATCCGGGATGCGGCGGGTCTGTATCCGTTCGAGAACACGCTGGAGGCGCGGCTGCTGACGGGTGCGCAGGTCAAGGACTATCTGGAGTATTCGGCGCGGTATTACGTGCGGACGGCTCCGGGTGAGGTGGTGGATCCGGCGAAGCTGACGAACGCGGAGGGCATTCCGGACTACAACTACGACGCGGTGTACGGGCTGACGTACGACATCGATGTGTCCGAGCCGGTGGGTTCGCGGATCTCGGGGCTGTCGTTCCAGGGGAAGCCGGTGGATCCGGCGGCGCAGTTCGTGCTGGCGGTGAACAACTACCGGGCTTCGGGCGGCGGGAACTTCCCGCACGTGCCGCAGTCGAAGCAGTTGTGGGCGAACTCGGATGAAATACGCAACACGATCATCCAGTGGGTGAAGGCGAAGGGGACGGTGGACCCGGCGCAGTTCGCGTCCGTGGACTGGCGGCTGACCCGAGCCGGGGCACCTGTCTTCTAGCCGATGGTGTTCTGAACGTTTCTCCTTACAGGTGCTCGACCAGCGGGAGCAGTTCGCCGGCGGGTTGGGGGCGGGTGTGCTCCCGCTGTTCGAGGCCGAAGGTGGTGAAGGCCGTGCGGTTGGGCTGGGGGTAGGGCTCTTTGCCCGTGAGGGTGTTCAGGATGGCAGCGCTGCGCCAGGCGGCGAGGCCGAGGTCGGGGGCTCCGACGCCGTGGGTGTGGCGTTCGCCGTTCTGGACGAAGACGCTGCCGGTGACGGCGGGGTCGGTGATCATCCGGTAGCGGTCGTCGATGCGGGGGCGGCTGGAGGAGTCCTTGCGCAGGTAGGGGTCGAGTCCGGCGAGGAGGCGGGCGAGGGGGCGTTCGCGGTAGCCGGTGGCGAGGACGACGGCGTCGGTGGTGAGGCGGGAGCGGGCGCCCTGGTCGGCGTGTTCGAGGTGGAGTTCGACCTTGGTGGTGGCGACGCGGCCGGCGGTGCGGACGCTGACTCCGGGGGTGAGGACGGCGTCGGGCCAGCCTCCGTCGAGGGTGCGCCGGTAGAGCTCCTCGTGGATGGCGGCGATGGTGGCGGCGTCGATGCCCTTGTGGAGTTGCCATTGGGCGGGGACGAGGCGGTCGCGGACCGGTTCGGGGAGGGAGTGGAAGTAGCGGGTGTAGTCGGGGGTGAAGTGTTCCAGGCCGAGCTTGGAGTACTCCATGGGGGCGAAGGAGGGGGTGCGGGCGAGCCAGGTGAGGCGTTCGCGGGAGGCGGGGCGGGAGCGGAGCAGGTCGAGGAAGACCTCGGCTCCGGACTGGCCCGATCCGATGACGGTGACGTGTTCGGCGCCGAGGATGCGCTGCCGGTTGTCGAGGTACTCGGAGGAGTGGATCACCGGGACGGTGGGGGCTTCTGCGAGGGGGCGCAGGGGTTCGGGGACGTAGGGGGCGGTGCCGATGCCCAGGGCGAGGTTGCGGGTGTAGGTGCGGCCGAGGGCTTCGGCTTCTCCGTCGGCGTCGACTTGGGTGAAGTCGACTTCGAAGAGGTCGCGTTCGGGGTTCCAGCGGACGGCGTCGACCTGGTGGCCGAAGTGGAGTCCGGGGAGGCGTCCGGCGACCCAGCGGCAGTAGGCGTCGTATTCGGCGCGCTGGATGTGGAAGCTCTCGGCGAAGTAGAAGGGGAAGAGGCGTTCCTTGTGCTTGAGGTAGCTGAGGAACGACCAGGGGCTGGTGGGGTCGGCGAGGGTGACGAGGTCGGCGAGGAAGGGGACTTGGAGGGTGGCTCCGTCGATGAGGAGTCCGGGGTGCCAGCGGAAGTCGCGGCGCTGGTCGTAGAAGGCGGTGGCGAGTTCTGGGGCGCCTTGTTGGGGCAGGCCGTGGGCGAGGGCGGCGAGGGAGAGGTTGAAGGGGCCGATGCCGATTCCGACGAGGTCGTGGGGTGCATCGAGCTGGGCGGTCATCGGTGGGTGCTGCCTTCCAGGAGGTTCACGAGGGCGTCCAGGTCCCCCGCCGTGGTGTGGGGGTTGAGCAGGGTGGCCTTGAGCCACAGGCGGCCGTCGGCGGTGGCCCGGCCCAGTACGGCGGTGCCGCCCTGGAGGAGGGTGCGGCGCAGGGTGGCCAGTGCGGTGTCGTCGGCGTGGGTGGGCCGGAACAGGACGGTGCTGATGGTGGGCGCCGCGTGGAGTTCGAAGGCGGGGTGTGCTTCGAGGAGCCGGGCGAGTCGGTTGGCGCGGGCGCAGGTGCGGTCGATGAGGTGGGTGAGGCCGTCTCGGCCGAGGGAGCGCAGGGTGGCGGCGATCTTGAGGGCGTCTGCGCGGCGGGTGGTGCGCAGGGAGCGGCCGAGGAGGTCGGGGAGCCCGGCGTGGGTGTCGTCGGGGGCGTTGAGGTAGGCGGCCTGGTGGGCGAGGGGGGCGAGCAGGGTGGTGTCGGGGACGGTGAGGAGTCCGGCGGCGATGGGTTGCCAGCCGAGTTTGTGCAGGTCGAGGGTGATGGACCGGGCGCGGTGGAGGCCGGCGAGTTTGGGGCGGTGGCGGGGGCTGAGGTGGAGGAGTCCGCCGTAGGCGGCGTCGATGTGGAGGTCGGCGCCGTGGTGGTCGCAGAGGTCGGCGAGGGCGTCGAGGGGGTCGATGAGGCCGGCGTCGGTGGTTCCGGCGGTGGCGGTGACGAGGACGGGGCCGGTGGTGGCGGCGAGGGCCTCGGCGAGGGTGGCGGGGGTGAGGGTGCCGGTGGGGGTGGGGAGGCTGCGGGCGGGGGGCAGGCCCAGGAGCCAGGCGGCGCGCGGGATGGAGTGGTGGGCGTTGGCGCCGTGCAGGACGGTGAGGTGGGGGCCGTGGCGTTCGCGGGCGAGGAGGAGGGCGAGGTGGTTGGCCTCGGTGCCGCCGGTGGTGAGGACGGCGTCGGGGTGGGGGGTGTCGTGGAACTCGGCGGCGAGGGTGCGGGTGAGGAGGGTTTCGAGGGCGGAGGCGGCGGGGGCCTGGTCCCAGGAGTCGAGGGAGGCGTTGAGGGCGCTGGCGGCGAGGTCTGCGGCGGCCGCGACGGCGAGGGGCGGGCAGTGCAGGTGGGCTGCGCAGAGGGGGTCGGCGGGGTCGGCCGCTCCTGCGGTGAGGGTGTGGACGAGGGTCCGTAGTGCTTCGTGGTCGCCGTGTCCGTGGTCGGGGAACACCTCGCCGAGTGCGGCGGTGACGCGTGCGGTGACGGCCTCGGGTCCGCCGACGGGGAGCGGTCCGCCGCGGGCCCGGGCTCCGGTGCGCATGGCGTCGAGGACGGTGGCGAGGAGTGGCTGCAGGGCGTCGGGGCCGTGGGGTCCGCCGGCGAGCGGGGCGGTGCGCCGTCTGCCTGTACCGGGGGGCGCTGTCATGCGGTTGTCCTCACGGGAACGGTTCGGCGGCGGGTGGTGCCGCTCGCTGGGTCGGGGACCCGGGGGGTACAACGATCCGACCCGAATGGGGTAACCGCCCGGGTTTATGGGTGGTTGATTTCAAGCCGCCGGGTGGCCGGGAGAGGGGAGTCCGCGTGCTGCCGCTGCCTCCGGCCGGGGAGGTGTGGATCCTTCGGCGCGATGCTTGCGCGCTGCGGTGCGGTGTGCTCTCGTGTCTCGCGCTGCTGATCGGCGCGTTGGTCGACGCTGCGGCGTTCTGGTGGATTGCGCGGCGCCCTCGGGGCGGGGGCGGTGGCCGGTGGGCGAGTGCGGCTGGTCCGGCCCTGCGGGGCTAGGTCCCCTAACCGCCCTTCCCCCGTTCCCCGGGGCTCCGCCCCGGACCCGTAGCCGGGGCGGAGCCCCGGGGACCAGTCCGGGGCGGAGCCCCAGGAAGGGTCCGGGCTGAGCCCGGGGAACGGGCGAAGGGTGGGTAGGGGACTTCCGCCCCGCAGGGCCAACCCAGCCGCCCCCGCCCACGGGGCCCACGAACAGGCGGCCGTGGCCGCACCGCTCGCGAGTGGCACGTCAAGCGGGCGGGCTCACGCAAAGGCCAGCTAGGCAGGCCAGGGAGGCGGGGCGGGGCGGGGCGGGGCAGGGCGGGGCAGGCAAGCCGGAGCGGCGGGTGGGGCAGGCCGCGGCGGGACCACCCCATCCGGGCGTTCGCAGCCCGAGGCCGGGCGGCCGGGAGCCGGGGGCCCGGGAGCCGGGCAGGCGGGAGCCAGGGGTCAGGGAGCCGGGCAGGCGGGAGCCGGCCCTGGGCGGGTTGGGGGCCGGGGGTTTGGTGGGGCCGGGGGTTAGCCGCGGGCTTGTTGGGCTCGGGTCAGGTCGGCGAGGTGGTCTGTGAGTTTGCGGTGGAGGAGGGGGGTGATGTCGGGGGAGGTCAGGGCGGCGCGGCCGGCCTGGAGGTTGGCTTCGGTGATTTCGTGGCCGGGGAGGGCCCAGCGGCCCGCGGCGTCGGCGATGGCGGGGCCTCGGCGGGCTGCGAGGGTGACGGCTTCGGGGTAGGCGCGGGGGACATAGTCCCGTACCAGGTCGGCCTGTTCGGGCTGCCAGAAGCCTTGGGCGGTGGACGTGAAGAGGTAGTTGGACAGGGAGTCGTCGTGGAAGAGGCGCGCCCAGGCGGCGGCCTTGGCTTCGGCCGTCGGGAGGGCGGCCCGGCAGTGGGCGGCGCCTTCCTGGCCGGTGGCGCTGGGGTCGGCGGCGAGGGCTGCGTCGATCTCGGGTTCGCCGGCCGCGCCGAGGACACAGAGGCGGGCGAGGATGCGCCAGCGCAGTTCGGGGTCGAGTTGCGGGCCGCCGGGGACGGTGCCGTCGGCGAGCCAGCCCGCGATGGTGTCGGGCTGGGTGGCGCTGTCGACGAGGAAGCGGACGGCGACGAGCCGCAGGCCGGGGTCGGAGCCGTCCTCGGTGCGTCGCAGCAGGTCGCGGGCGATGGTGGTGAGGGTGGTGAGGGCGTCGCCGCGGCGGTCGGGGGTGATGTAGCGGTCGGCGATCTGGGCGCGGGTGAAGGACAGGACGCCCTGGACGATCGCGAGGTCGGTTTCGTCGGGGATGTGGGCTTCGGCGGTGGCCAGGTAGTCGGCGGCGGCCAGTTCGCCGTCGCGGACCATGTCGCGCAGGGAGTTCCAGACGACGGCGCGGGTGAGCGGGTCGGGGATGCGGGAGATGCCCCGCAGGGCGGTTTCGAGTGAGGTCTCGTCGAGGCGGACCTTGGCGTAGGTGAGGTCGCCGTCGTTGAGGACGAGGAGGGCGGGGCGCGGGCCGCTCACGGAGAGGACTTCGTCGGAGGGGACGTCGAGGGCGAGGACGTCGCGGGGTTCGATGACTCCGTCGGGGGCGCGGTCGTAGAGGCCGGCGGCGATGTGGTGGGGGCGGTTGCCGGTGCGGTCGACGGTGAGGGTCCAGCCTCCGTGGCTCTCTTCGAGGCGGGGGGTGAGGGTGTCGACGCCGGTGGTGCGCAGCCAGGTCTCGGCCCAGGTGTGGACGTCGCGGTCGGTGTGGGCGGCGAGGGAGTCGACGAAGTCGGCGAGGGAGGCGTTGGCGAACTTGTGGCGGGTGAAGTGGGTGTTGATGCCGGCCAGGAAGTCCTTCTCGCCGAGCCAGGCGACGAGTTGGCGCAGGGCGGAGGCGCCCTTGGCGTAGGAGATGCCGTCGAAGTTGAGGAGGGCGGAGGCGGTGTCGGGGACGGCGGCCGCGTCGGGGGCGACGGGGTGGGTGGAGGGGCGCTGGTCGGCGTCGTAGCCCCAGGGTTTGCGTTCCATGCCGAAGCCGGTCCAGGTCTCGGTGAAGCGGGTGGCTTCGATGAGGGTCTGGTAGCCCATGAATTCGGCGAAGGACTCGTTCAGCCAGATGTCGTCCCACCAGCTGAGGGTGACGAGGTCGCCGAACCACATGTGGGCCATCTCGTGGGCGATGGTGACGGCGCGGCGCTGGCGTTCGGCGTCGGTGACGGCGGAGCGGAAGACGTATTCGTCGCGGAAGGTGACCAGTCCCGGGTTCTCCATGGCGCCGGCGTTGAACTCGGGTACGAAGGCCTGGTCGTAGGAGTCGAAGGGGTAGGGCTCGGTGAACTTCTCGTGGAAGCGGTCGTAGCAGGCGGTGGTGAGGTCGAGGATCTCCTGCGCGTCGGCGTCGAGGTGGGGGGCGAGGGAGCGGCGGCAGTGGATGCCGAAGGGGAGCCCCGCGTGTTCGGTGCGGACGCTGTGCCAGGGGCCGGCGGCTACGGCGGCGAGGTAGGTGGAGATGACGGGGGTGGGTGCGGAGGCCCAGATGCCGGCCTCGGAGGCCGAGCCGTCGCCCGAGCCGCCACCGCCGTCGCCGAGGCGTTCGCCGATGCGGGTGGTGACGCCGTTGGCGAGGACGGTCCAGTGCGGCGGGGCGGTGACGGTGAACTCGAACACGGCCTTGAGGTCGGGCTGGTCGAAGGCCGGGAAGACGCGCTGGACGTCGTCGAGGAACATCTGGGTGTAGACGTACGTCTCGCCGTCCGCGGGGTCGGTGAAGCGGTGCAGGCCTTCGCCGGTGCGGGAGTAGCGCATGCGGGCGGCGATGCTGAGTTCGTGGGGGCCTTCGGTGAGGCCGGTGAGGGGGAGGCGGCCGTCGGTGAGGGCGGCCGGGTCCAGGGGGTGTCCGTCGAGGGCGGCGGAGCGCAGTTCGTCCGGTTTCAGCTCGACGAAGGTGTCGCCGGCGGCGCGGGCGGAGAACCGGATGACGGTGCGGGACTCGAAGGTCTCGTCGCCGGTGGTGAGGTCGAGGGCGACCTCGTAGTGCCGGACGTCGATGAGCCGGGCTCGGAGCTGCGCTTCGCTGCGCGTCAGTGCGGACATGGGGCCCATGCTGCCGGATGGCGGCGCCGGGCCCCAGTTCCTATTCCGCGC contains:
- a CDS encoding bifunctional metallophosphatase/5'-nucleotidase, translated to MALDRRTFLGTSAATGAAVALAGATSTPAAAAGPAAGGASAAGPRTYAFTVMGTTDLHGNVFNWDYFTDKEFDDKAHNDVGLAKISTLVNQVRAEKGRRNTLLIDAGDTIQGTQLSYYYAKVDPITARRGPVHPMAQAMNAIGYDAAALGNHEFNYGIPVLRKFEEQCDFPLLGANALDAKTLRPAFPPYSMHRLRTPCGRDVKVAVLGLTNPGIAIWDKANVQGKMTFPGLEEQAAKYVPRLRSLGADVVIVSAHSGSSGTSSYGDQLPHIENAAGLVAEQVPGIDAILVGHAHTEIPEYRVRNKATGKDVVLSEPLKWGQRLTLFDFELTWAKGCWSVSKVSARVLNSNTAVEDPKIVGLLSDEHRKVVAYVNQVIGTSTQAMSSADGPVKDVAIIDLINHVQAETVKGALAGTEWAALPVLSQASCFSRTAAIPAGQVTIRDAAGLYPFENTLEARLLTGAQVKDYLEYSARYYVRTAPGEVVDPAKLTNAEGIPDYNYDAVYGLTYDIDVSEPVGSRISGLSFQGKPVDPAAQFVLAVNNYRASGGGNFPHVPQSKQLWANSDEIRNTIIQWVKAKGTVDPAQFASVDWRLTRAGAPVF
- a CDS encoding lysine N(6)-hydroxylase/L-ornithine N(5)-oxygenase family protein produces the protein MTAQLDAPHDLVGIGIGPFNLSLAALAHGLPQQGAPELATAFYDQRRDFRWHPGLLIDGATLQVPFLADLVTLADPTSPWSFLSYLKHKERLFPFYFAESFHIQRAEYDAYCRWVAGRLPGLHFGHQVDAVRWNPERDLFEVDFTQVDADGEAEALGRTYTRNLALGIGTAPYVPEPLRPLAEAPTVPVIHSSEYLDNRQRILGAEHVTVIGSGQSGAEVFLDLLRSRPASRERLTWLARTPSFAPMEYSKLGLEHFTPDYTRYFHSLPEPVRDRLVPAQWQLHKGIDAATIAAIHEELYRRTLDGGWPDAVLTPGVSVRTAGRVATTKVELHLEHADQGARSRLTTDAVVLATGYRERPLARLLAGLDPYLRKDSSSRPRIDDRYRMITDPAVTGSVFVQNGERHTHGVGAPDLGLAAWRSAAILNTLTGKEPYPQPNRTAFTTFGLEQREHTRPQPAGELLPLVEHL
- a CDS encoding pyridoxal phosphate-dependent decarboxylase family protein, yielding MTAPPGTGRRRTAPLAGGPHGPDALQPLLATVLDAMRTGARARGGPLPVGGPEAVTARVTAALGEVFPDHGHGDHEALRTLVHTLTAGAADPADPLCAAHLHCPPLAVAAAADLAASALNASLDSWDQAPAASALETLLTRTLAAEFHDTPHPDAVLTTGGTEANHLALLLARERHGPHLTVLHGANAHHSIPRAAWLLGLPPARSLPTPTGTLTPATLAEALAATTGPVLVTATAGTTDAGLIDPLDALADLCDHHGADLHIDAAYGGLLHLSPRHRPKLAGLHRARSITLDLHKLGWQPIAAGLLTVPDTTLLAPLAHQAAYLNAPDDTHAGLPDLLGRSLRTTRRADALKIAATLRSLGRDGLTHLIDRTCARANRLARLLEAHPAFELHAAPTISTVLFRPTHADDTALATLRRTLLQGGTAVLGRATADGRLWLKATLLNPHTTAGDLDALVNLLEGSTHR
- the pepN gene encoding aminopeptidase N, yielding MSALTRSEAQLRARLIDVRHYEVALDLTTGDETFESRTVIRFSARAAGDTFVELKPDELRSAALDGHPLDPAALTDGRLPLTGLTEGPHELSIAARMRYSRTGEGLHRFTDPADGETYVYTQMFLDDVQRVFPAFDQPDLKAVFEFTVTAPPHWTVLANGVTTRIGERLGDGGGGSGDGSASEAGIWASAPTPVISTYLAAVAAGPWHSVRTEHAGLPFGIHCRRSLAPHLDADAQEILDLTTACYDRFHEKFTEPYPFDSYDQAFVPEFNAGAMENPGLVTFRDEYVFRSAVTDAERQRRAVTIAHEMAHMWFGDLVTLSWWDDIWLNESFAEFMGYQTLIEATRFTETWTGFGMERKPWGYDADQRPSTHPVAPDAAAVPDTASALLNFDGISYAKGASALRQLVAWLGEKDFLAGINTHFTRHKFANASLADFVDSLAAHTDRDVHTWAETWLRTTGVDTLTPRLEESHGGWTLTVDRTGNRPHHIAAGLYDRAPDGVIEPRDVLALDVPSDEVLSVSGPRPALLVLNDGDLTYAKVRLDETSLETALRGISRIPDPLTRAVVWNSLRDMVRDGELAAADYLATAEAHIPDETDLAIVQGVLSFTRAQIADRYITPDRRGDALTTLTTIARDLLRRTEDGSDPGLRLVAVRFLVDSATQPDTIAGWLADGTVPGGPQLDPELRWRILARLCVLGAAGEPEIDAALAADPSATGQEGAAHCRAALPTAEAKAAAWARLFHDDSLSNYLFTSTAQGFWQPEQADLVRDYVPRAYPEAVTLAARRGPAIADAAGRWALPGHEITEANLQAGRAALTSPDITPLLHRKLTDHLADLTRAQQARG